From Alloacidobacterium dinghuense:
TAACGGAGAGTGGATGCCGGATGGGAGCGCCGTTCTATTCCTGGCCAAGCGCGGAGAGCATACGCAGCTATATCGCCTGCCGATGGAGGGTGGCGAGGCGCATCCTTATTCGTTGAAAGTAGACCCGCGTGTCGATTTGTCGCAGGAGCCGGATGCGATTCCGCCGAGCCAGGAAAAATCAACTCAGAAGCAAGAGCAGGTTGAGATCGATGTAGAGCGGTTCGCTGTTTCTCCTGACGGAAGATGGATTGCGATCATCGCAAAGGATCCACAGACTCCGGGAGAAAAGAAAGAGGAGACGGAGAAGGCCGATGCTCAGTGGGTTGATCACAATCCACATGGCGCAAGGCTCTATCTGCTCGATCCAGCAACCGGCAAGCTGGCGAAGACGGCCATAACACCTGATGTCGAGTCTGCTTCATGGAGCGCGCAGTCCGACAAACTTCTGGTGATTGCAGAGAAGCCTGGCAATGTTGGGGATCTTGGGCCAGCGAAGGGGGCGTGGCTCCTAAAGATAGCAAGCCCTGATCAGGCGGAGCAGGCGAAGGAGATTCCGCCATCGGTAGCCCAAGCTACATGGTCGGAGAACGGTAAGCGGCTTTATTTTCTATCGCAATCAGAGCCGGATTCACCGCCGGGCTACAACGATCTCTACGAGTTCAAATTTAGCGATGCATCGGTAAAGAGCCTTAGCCAGGGTTATGTAGGATCGATTGCTCACGAAAAGCCAATCGCGTTCGATGGCAAGGTACTGCAGCCGGTGCAGAACGGCACGAAGATATCCGTCGCTCGATTTGGCGGCAGTTCACCTGAACTCGAGAAATTTGATACATCGGTTGTTACAAATCTCGATACGAACGCGCGGCGAAGTGGATGGGTTTGGATCGGGGCGAGCAGCACAAAGCCACAAACGCTCTACTTTGTCGAGAAGCTTGGGCACACGCCGCGAGCGCTCAACCTGCCTTCCGTGATTCCCGCAGAATGGACCGAAACACCATCGCAACTCATCCAGTGGCAGAACGAAGGGAAAACGATCGACGGCTTGCTTTATCTGCCGCCGCAAGCCAAAGATCGCAAGGTGCCGCTGATTATCGATGTGCACGGCGGCCCAACCGGTGCATGGGAAGACGGATATTCTCCGCTCATTCCGTTTCTATTGGGGCATGGATGGGCCGTTCTCCGGCCAAATCCACGGGGAAGCACAGGCTATGGCGCTGCGTTCGCAGCTGCAAACAAGAATGACCTCGGCGGAGCCGATTTCCGGGACATCATGGCCGGAGTCGATGCGGTCATCGCTCATAACTCAATAGATTCTGACAAGCTTGCGTTGATGGGCTATAGCTACGGCGGCGAGATGGCCGGTTTCGCGGAAGGAAAGACCAACCGATTCAAGGCGATCGTTAGCGGTGCTCCTG
This genomic window contains:
- a CDS encoding S9 family peptidase, with translation MRSRHALILLTSVIIGVSTSGSVAQQTRFPTNEDLRHTRAISQPRLSPDGQSVLVQVADATADGGRTHLWLVDIKQNSSRQLTYSPESDKRGEHNGEWMPDGSAVLFLAKRGEHTQLYRLPMEGGEAHPYSLKVDPRVDLSQEPDAIPPSQEKSTQKQEQVEIDVERFAVSPDGRWIAIIAKDPQTPGEKKEETEKADAQWVDHNPHGARLYLLDPATGKLAKTAITPDVESASWSAQSDKLLVIAEKPGNVGDLGPAKGAWLLKIASPDQAEQAKEIPPSVAQATWSENGKRLYFLSQSEPDSPPGYNDLYEFKFSDASVKSLSQGYVGSIAHEKPIAFDGKVLQPVQNGTKISVARFGGSSPELEKFDTSVVTNLDTNARRSGWVWIGASSTKPQTLYFVEKLGHTPRALNLPSVIPAEWTETPSQLIQWQNEGKTIDGLLYLPPQAKDRKVPLIIDVHGGPTGAWEDGYSPLIPFLLGHGWAVLRPNPRGSTGYGAAFAAANKNDLGGADFRDIMAGVDAVIAHNSIDSDKLALMGYSYGGEMAGFAEGKTNRFKAIVSGAPVIDQYSEYGTESSSWYDRWFYGKPWEHDADAWKQSPLSGIGHAKTPFLLLQGDGDTTDPLGQSLEMYRALRQVGVPVDLVRYPREDHGPLAGGIFGNPSTEPWHGFDARQRMVKFFEKAFSQ